The Actinocatenispora sera genome has a window encoding:
- a CDS encoding Uma2 family endonuclease: MTAQPVPVDNDELLRFIAEAPHDGHRYEIDNGELIVTPPASGRHQNFGSSLYDLVRPALPNGWALRYEFGLSIGGRQAVPDLVVFDHEPPDTDELYPLIRPRLVVEIESISTRRRDRVSKPEWYARGGADAYWRIEADETVHVHTDPTSEGLWNEVRVIRPGSELAIEKPFPIVLRSPIR, from the coding sequence ATGACCGCGCAACCCGTACCCGTCGACAACGACGAGCTGCTCCGTTTCATCGCCGAAGCGCCCCACGACGGCCATCGGTACGAGATCGACAACGGAGAGTTGATCGTTACCCCACCGGCCAGCGGCCGCCACCAGAACTTCGGCTCCAGCCTCTACGACCTGGTCCGACCTGCGCTCCCTAACGGTTGGGCGTTGCGCTACGAATTCGGGCTGTCGATCGGAGGCCGGCAGGCAGTCCCCGATCTGGTGGTGTTCGACCATGAGCCGCCGGATACCGACGAGCTCTATCCGTTGATCCGGCCACGGCTCGTGGTCGAGATCGAGTCGATCTCCACTCGGCGCCGCGATCGGGTCAGCAAGCCCGAGTGGTACGCGCGGGGCGGAGCCGACGCGTACTGGCGGATCGAGGCGGACGAGACGGTGCACGTGCACACCGATCCGACCAGCGAGGGGCTGTGGAACGAGGTTCGGGTGATTCGGCCCGGCTCGGAGCTGGCGATCGAGAAGCCGTTCCCGATCGTGCTGCGCAGCCCGATCCGCTGA
- the smpB gene encoding SsrA-binding protein SmpB: MPREQGRKLVASNKRARHDYAILDTYEAGMVLTGTEVKSLRAGRASLTDAFAHLDRGEVWLYGLHVPEYVNGSWTNHAPRRTRKLLLNRREIDKIAGKLAESGVTLVPLSVYFNNGYAKVELGLARGKKTWDKRQDLAKRDADREIARVMGRRRKGMTA; encoded by the coding sequence GTGCCACGGGAACAGGGGCGCAAGCTCGTCGCGTCGAACAAGCGGGCCCGGCACGACTACGCCATCCTCGACACGTACGAGGCGGGCATGGTGCTGACCGGCACCGAGGTCAAGTCGCTGCGGGCCGGCCGCGCCTCGCTGACCGACGCGTTCGCGCACCTCGACCGCGGTGAGGTCTGGCTGTACGGACTGCATGTCCCGGAGTACGTCAACGGCTCGTGGACCAACCACGCGCCGCGGCGCACCCGCAAGCTGCTGCTCAACCGGCGCGAGATCGACAAGATCGCCGGCAAGCTGGCCGAGTCCGGGGTCACCCTGGTGCCGCTGTCGGTCTACTTCAACAACGGGTACGCCAAGGTCGAGCTCGGCCTCGCCCGCGGCAAGAAGACCTGGGACAAGCGGCAGGACCTCGCCAAGCGCGACGCCGACCGCGAGATCGCCCGCGTCATGGGCCGCCGCCGCAAGGGCATGACGGCCTGA
- the ftsX gene encoding permease-like cell division protein FtsX — protein MRAKYVLSEVFLGLWRNVTMTIAMIITMAVSLSMLGASLLLYWKVQDMQDYFNTKVEMSVFLKTGFTQDQKQQLQTELNNDNRVAKLQFESQNQAYQRFRTEFKDAKDLVDSTKPEALPASFRVKLKDPHQYAAVQADYKGKPGVESIVNQQQTLDKIFSVLNGIQNLALVVAIVQGLAALLLVANTIQVAAYSRRREVGIMKLVGASNWFIQLPFVLEAVFAGLIGAIISFVVLAVAKAFLLDKTLSGIFTAGIIPPISWNDILLTLPLLLLVAAVISAVTGWVTLRFRLRT, from the coding sequence ATGCGCGCGAAGTACGTCCTGTCCGAGGTCTTCCTCGGACTGTGGCGCAACGTCACGATGACGATCGCCATGATCATCACGATGGCGGTGTCGCTGTCGATGCTGGGCGCCAGCCTCCTGCTGTACTGGAAGGTCCAGGACATGCAGGACTACTTCAATACGAAGGTGGAGATGTCGGTCTTCCTGAAGACCGGCTTCACGCAGGACCAGAAGCAGCAGCTGCAGACCGAGCTGAACAACGACAACCGGGTCGCGAAGCTTCAGTTCGAGAGCCAGAACCAGGCCTACCAGCGCTTCCGGACCGAGTTCAAGGACGCCAAGGACCTCGTCGACTCCACCAAGCCGGAGGCGCTGCCGGCGTCGTTCCGGGTCAAGCTGAAGGACCCGCACCAGTACGCCGCGGTCCAGGCCGACTACAAGGGCAAGCCCGGCGTCGAGTCGATCGTCAACCAGCAACAGACGCTGGACAAGATCTTCTCCGTCCTCAACGGCATCCAGAACCTGGCCCTGGTGGTGGCCATCGTGCAAGGGTTGGCGGCGCTCCTGCTGGTGGCGAACACCATCCAGGTCGCCGCGTACTCGAGACGCCGCGAGGTCGGCATCATGAAATTGGTCGGCGCGTCGAACTGGTTCATCCAGCTACCGTTCGTGCTGGAGGCGGTGTTCGCCGGTCTGATCGGCGCCATCATCTCGTTCGTGGTGCTGGCCGTGGCCAAGGCGTTCCTGCTGGACAAGACGTTGTCGGGGATCTTCACCGCCGGCATCATCCCGCCGATCAGCTGGAACGACATCCTGCTGACGTTGCCGCTGCTGCTGCTCGTCGCCGCGGTGATCAGCGCCGTCACGGGTTGGGTCACGCTGCGGTTCCGACTGCGCACCTGA
- the ftsE gene encoding cell division ATP-binding protein FtsE, translating into MIQLENVTKTYPRATRPSLEGASAFIEKGEFVFFIGPTGSGKTTIIRLLLREETPTSGRVVVNGRDVANMHSWKVPAFRRSIGCVFQDFRLLPNRTAAENVAFALEVIGKSRTVARRVVPEVLELVGLGGKENRYPHQLSGGEQQRVAIARAFVNRPLVLLADEPTGNLDPDTSIEIMRLLDRINRTGTTIVMVTHDSNIVNQMRRRVIEIDTGRIVRDQPRGVYG; encoded by the coding sequence GTGATTCAGCTGGAGAACGTCACCAAGACCTACCCGCGGGCGACGCGACCCTCGCTGGAGGGTGCCAGCGCCTTCATCGAGAAGGGTGAGTTCGTCTTCTTCATCGGGCCGACCGGCTCCGGGAAGACCACGATCATCAGGCTGTTGCTGCGGGAGGAGACCCCCACCTCCGGTCGGGTGGTCGTCAACGGCCGCGACGTGGCGAACATGCACTCCTGGAAGGTGCCGGCGTTTCGCCGGTCCATCGGGTGCGTGTTCCAGGACTTCCGGCTGTTGCCGAACCGCACCGCGGCGGAGAACGTCGCGTTCGCGCTGGAGGTCATCGGCAAGTCGCGGACCGTCGCGCGACGCGTGGTGCCCGAGGTCCTGGAGCTGGTCGGCCTGGGCGGCAAGGAGAACCGGTACCCACACCAGCTGTCCGGCGGTGAGCAGCAGCGCGTGGCGATCGCCCGGGCGTTCGTGAACCGTCCGCTGGTACTGCTGGCCGACGAGCCGACGGGAAACCTCGACCCGGACACCAGTATCGAGATCATGCGGCTGCTGGACCGGATCAACCGCACCGGTACCACCATCGTGATGGTCACCCACGACTCCAACATCGTGAACCAGATGCGTCGTCGGGTCATCGAGATCGACACCGGCCGGATCGTGCGGGACCAGCCGCGCGGCGTCTACGGCTGA
- the prfB gene encoding peptide chain release factor 2: MTIQDLADELRRLDQTLSGIEKVLDIDRLRREKAELETQAAAPDLWDDQEAAQQVTSRLSYVQGELARLESLRSRVDDAGVLLELAEAEDDAGSVAEVEAEVTRLRKSVDELEVRTLLSGEYDQREALVTIRAGAGGVDAADFAEMLLRMYLRWAERHHYGTEVYDTSYAEEAGLKSATFQVKSPYAYGTLSVEAGTHRLVRISPFDNQGRRQTSFAAVEVVPVVEKTDEIEIPEDDIRVDVYRSSGPGGQGVNTTDSAVRITHIPTGIVVTCQNERSQIQNRASAMAILSAKLLALKQEEERAKIDELRGDVAGSWGDQMRSYVLHPYQMVKDLRTTHETGNPQAVFDGDIDAFIEAGIRWRREQQPVG; this comes from the coding sequence GTGACGATCCAGGACCTCGCCGACGAGCTGCGCCGCCTCGACCAGACCCTGTCCGGCATCGAGAAGGTGCTCGACATCGACCGGCTGCGCCGGGAGAAGGCGGAGCTGGAGACGCAGGCCGCGGCGCCGGACCTGTGGGACGACCAGGAGGCCGCGCAGCAGGTCACCTCCCGCCTGTCGTACGTGCAGGGGGAGCTGGCCCGGCTGGAGAGCCTCCGGTCGCGGGTGGACGACGCCGGCGTGCTGCTGGAGCTGGCCGAGGCGGAGGACGACGCGGGCAGCGTCGCCGAGGTCGAGGCCGAGGTGACCCGGCTGCGCAAGTCGGTCGACGAGCTCGAGGTGCGCACCCTGCTGTCCGGTGAGTACGACCAGCGTGAGGCGCTGGTGACCATCCGCGCCGGCGCGGGCGGGGTGGACGCGGCCGACTTCGCCGAGATGCTGCTCCGGATGTACCTGCGCTGGGCCGAGCGGCACCACTACGGCACCGAGGTGTACGACACGTCCTACGCCGAGGAGGCCGGCCTCAAGTCGGCGACCTTCCAGGTCAAGTCGCCGTACGCGTACGGGACGCTGTCGGTGGAGGCGGGCACGCACCGGCTGGTGCGGATCAGCCCGTTCGACAACCAGGGCCGCCGGCAGACCAGTTTCGCCGCGGTCGAGGTGGTCCCGGTGGTGGAGAAGACCGACGAGATCGAGATCCCGGAGGACGACATCCGGGTGGATGTGTACCGTTCGTCCGGTCCGGGTGGTCAGGGTGTGAACACCACCGACTCGGCCGTGCGGATCACGCACATCCCCACCGGCATCGTCGTGACCTGCCAGAACGAGCGGTCCCAGATCCAGAACCGGGCCTCGGCGATGGCGATCCTGTCGGCGAAGCTGCTCGCGCTCAAGCAGGAGGAGGAGCGCGCCAAGATCGACGAGCTGCGCGGTGACGTGGCCGGCTCCTGGGGCGACCAGATGCGGTCGTACGTGCTGCATCCGTACCAGATGGTCAAGGACCTGCGCACCACGCACGAGACCGGCAACCCGCAGGCGGTGTTCGACGGCGACATCGACGCGTTCATCGAGGCCGGCATCCGCTGGCGCCGGGAGCAGCAGCCGGTCGGCTAG
- a CDS encoding PadR family transcriptional regulator has protein sequence MADSGLNATAAALLGLLHEGPMTGGQLMAAAERKLGPFWSMTRSQVYRELPALADAGLVRMGKPGPRASQPYTISAAGKRAFARWLSEPVGRDQLRNPVILRVAFGKLHSGQQLAELYSQAEAQHTQALSAAREQAKQAAADGDEYGAAALNFAVSYHRAALTWLKNAPRG, from the coding sequence ATGGCGGATTCTGGTCTCAACGCGACGGCGGCGGCCCTGCTGGGGCTGCTGCACGAGGGCCCGATGACGGGCGGGCAGTTGATGGCGGCGGCGGAGCGCAAGCTCGGCCCGTTCTGGTCGATGACCCGAAGCCAGGTCTACCGGGAGTTGCCCGCGCTGGCCGACGCCGGCCTGGTGCGGATGGGAAAGCCGGGCCCGCGGGCCAGCCAGCCCTACACGATCTCCGCTGCCGGCAAGCGGGCGTTCGCCCGCTGGCTGTCCGAGCCGGTGGGGCGCGACCAACTGCGCAACCCGGTCATCCTGCGGGTGGCGTTCGGCAAGTTGCACAGCGGCCAGCAGCTCGCCGAGCTGTACTCGCAGGCCGAGGCGCAGCACACCCAGGCGCTGTCGGCGGCGCGGGAGCAGGCCAAGCAGGCCGCGGCCGACGGCGACGAGTACGGCGCGGCGGCGCTCAACTTCGCCGTCTCGTACCACCGCGCGGCGCTGACCTGGCTGAAGAACGCTCCCCGGGGCTGA
- a CDS encoding serine/threonine-protein kinase has product MTRILEQRYELEAEIASGAAGTVWRARDLTTGTPVAVKLLHPSAAAQPDVVEAFGEEARVLGEVRHPGVVRAHEFLHTVDGSYALVMDLVAGRDLRRLLIADGPLAPAAAASVLAQVAAAISAVHAAGVVHGDVKPGNILVPEPPGTDGVRLVDFGVAQRMQRPVGATHATPEYVAPEVVAGQPPMPASDVYGIGIVAYEALSGRSPFRGGSVDEVLRRHHGWTVVQLPGVPEPLWDLINRCLELDPAMRPTAGELSVRLAELEPALVGLPPVALAPDSPTLQPRGDREPTNGGFVSLDSLLGSAPAASSMVEPVPAEPTPIEPVRSGPVPVAAPAEAAPWQADREPAAGGSRAKLLVGVAAGVVLVALLAIGGWLLVGGGGQQPTPPAADPRHPSASTPAQHHHRSVSPPPSSPSATPGGGGAQADGGDGAAPGDQGDGTDGGTGTDGGDGTGSGGTAGNPPGIGGPMPTMGAFGN; this is encoded by the coding sequence ATGACGAGGATCCTGGAGCAGCGGTACGAGCTGGAGGCGGAGATCGCGTCCGGCGCCGCCGGCACCGTGTGGCGCGCGCGGGACCTCACCACCGGTACGCCGGTGGCGGTCAAGCTGCTGCACCCCTCGGCCGCCGCGCAGCCCGACGTGGTCGAGGCGTTCGGTGAGGAGGCCCGGGTCCTCGGCGAGGTGCGGCACCCCGGCGTGGTCCGCGCGCACGAGTTCCTGCACACCGTGGACGGGTCGTACGCGCTGGTGATGGACCTGGTGGCCGGGCGCGACCTGCGCCGGCTGCTGATCGCCGACGGCCCGCTCGCGCCGGCGGCCGCCGCCTCGGTGCTGGCGCAGGTCGCCGCGGCGATCTCGGCCGTGCACGCGGCCGGTGTCGTGCACGGCGACGTCAAGCCGGGCAACATCCTGGTCCCCGAGCCGCCCGGTACCGACGGGGTTCGGTTGGTGGACTTCGGTGTGGCGCAACGGATGCAGCGTCCCGTCGGGGCCACGCACGCCACCCCGGAGTACGTCGCCCCGGAGGTGGTGGCGGGTCAGCCGCCAATGCCGGCCAGCGACGTCTATGGCATCGGCATCGTGGCGTACGAGGCGCTGTCGGGCCGCAGCCCGTTCCGTGGCGGCAGCGTCGACGAGGTGCTGCGCCGGCACCACGGCTGGACCGTCGTGCAGCTGCCCGGGGTGCCGGAACCGTTGTGGGACTTGATCAACCGTTGCCTGGAGCTCGACCCGGCGATGCGCCCGACCGCCGGTGAGCTGAGTGTGCGGCTGGCCGAGCTGGAGCCGGCACTGGTCGGGCTGCCGCCGGTGGCGCTGGCGCCGGACAGCCCCACGCTGCAGCCCCGGGGCGACCGGGAGCCCACCAATGGCGGCTTCGTCAGCCTGGACAGCCTGCTCGGGTCGGCCCCGGCGGCGAGTTCGATGGTCGAGCCGGTGCCGGCCGAACCGACGCCGATCGAGCCGGTACGGTCGGGCCCGGTGCCGGTCGCCGCGCCGGCCGAGGCCGCGCCGTGGCAGGCCGATCGCGAGCCGGCGGCCGGCGGCAGCCGGGCCAAGCTGCTGGTCGGCGTGGCGGCCGGGGTGGTGCTGGTGGCACTGCTCGCGATCGGCGGCTGGCTGCTCGTGGGTGGTGGCGGCCAGCAGCCGACACCGCCGGCGGCAGACCCGAGGCACCCGTCGGCCTCGACGCCCGCCCAGCACCATCACCGGTCGGTGAGCCCGCCGCCGTCGTCACCCAGCGCGACGCCCGGTGGCGGCGGTGCCCAGGCCGACGGCGGGGACGGCGCGGCGCCGGGTGATCAGGGCGACGGTACCGACGGGGGCACCGGTACCGACGGGGGCGATGGCACCGGATCCGGTGGCACCGCGGGCAATCCGCCCGGCATCGGCGGGCCGATGCCGACGATGGGTGCTTTCGGCAACTGA
- a CDS encoding tryptophan 2,3-dioxygenase, translated as MTHTHDTHFGEQGGLLTYGSYLRLPELLDQQRPQTDPAAHDELLFITVHQAYELWFKLALHELTDARDRLLAGETYLPRVRLERCRAIGRLAVQQVDVIDTMTPQDFLEFRTVLAPASGFQSVQFREIEFLSGLKDPGYIERFRGLTPDQRSDLLRRLEEPSLWDGFLRVLAAAGFSVDTAEQRFTAYETIARDRARFGPLWDLAEALVEHDQVWALWRARHVLMVERQIGTKTGTGGSSGSHYLRSRVEMRFYPELWELRSRL; from the coding sequence GTGACGCACACCCACGACACCCACTTCGGCGAACAGGGCGGCCTGCTGACCTACGGCAGCTACCTCCGCCTGCCCGAGCTGCTCGACCAGCAGCGACCGCAGACCGACCCGGCCGCGCACGACGAGCTGCTGTTCATCACCGTGCACCAGGCGTACGAGCTGTGGTTCAAGCTGGCGCTGCACGAGCTCACCGACGCCCGCGACCGGCTGCTCGCCGGCGAGACGTACCTGCCCCGGGTACGGCTGGAGCGCTGCCGCGCGATCGGCCGGCTCGCGGTGCAGCAGGTCGACGTGATCGACACCATGACCCCGCAGGACTTCCTGGAGTTCCGCACCGTGCTCGCGCCGGCGTCGGGGTTCCAGTCGGTCCAGTTCCGCGAGATCGAGTTCCTGTCCGGGCTCAAGGACCCGGGCTACATCGAGCGGTTCCGCGGCCTGACCCCGGACCAGCGCAGCGACCTGCTGCGCCGGCTCGAGGAGCCGAGCCTGTGGGACGGCTTCCTGCGGGTGCTGGCCGCGGCCGGGTTCTCGGTGGACACCGCCGAGCAACGCTTCACCGCATACGAGACGATCGCCCGGGACCGCGCCCGGTTCGGCCCGCTGTGGGACCTGGCCGAGGCGCTGGTCGAGCACGACCAGGTGTGGGCGCTGTGGCGGGCCCGGCACGTGCTGATGGTGGAGCGCCAGATCGGCACCAAGACGGGTACCGGCGGCAGCTCCGGCTCGCACTACCTGCGCTCTCGGGTGGAGATGCGCTTCTACCCCGAGCTGTGGGAGTTGCGCAGCCGCCTCTGA
- a CDS encoding SRPBCC family protein — protein MLDRIRNWGGTAAEVARCYPGEDYLPGPVERLTRAVTVDAPAPVTWRWVCQLAVAPYSYDWLDNWGRRSPRELTPGADDLRVGQRLMVFELREIEPGHRFSGRGFPAAERLFGRLAGTYAVEPIDPHRSRLLCRLVLARRRGPARALSLALAGGDLIMMRKQLLTLKTHAERHALLR, from the coding sequence ATGCTCGACCGGATACGCAACTGGGGTGGTACCGCCGCGGAGGTCGCTCGGTGCTACCCGGGCGAGGACTACCTGCCCGGGCCGGTCGAGCGGCTGACCAGAGCGGTGACGGTGGACGCGCCGGCGCCGGTCACCTGGCGCTGGGTGTGCCAGCTCGCCGTCGCGCCCTACTCGTACGACTGGCTGGACAACTGGGGCCGGCGCAGCCCGAGGGAGCTGACGCCGGGCGCCGACGACCTGCGGGTCGGCCAGCGGCTGATGGTGTTCGAACTGCGCGAGATCGAACCCGGGCACAGATTCTCCGGCCGCGGTTTCCCGGCGGCGGAGCGCCTGTTCGGCCGGCTCGCCGGCACCTACGCGGTCGAGCCGATCGACCCGCACCGGTCCCGGCTGCTCTGCCGGCTCGTACTCGCCCGCCGCCGCGGCCCCGCCCGCGCCCTGTCCCTCGCCCTCGCCGGCGGCGACCTGATCATGATGCGCAAACAGCTACTAACCCTCAAAACCCACGCGGAACGGCACGCGCTGTTGCGGTGA
- a CDS encoding TetR/AcrR family transcriptional regulator translates to MRRNLTRTDWADAALTALADGGLAAVAVEPIAARLGTTKGSFYWHFANRDALIDAALAHWADQHTEAVIRELEPIADPQRRLDALLAATIGRTTANRAELALLAHADHPAVAPVLAAVTARRVDFIAAAYRQAGCPEQEARFRAVLGYTAYIGLLQAQRATAGALLPDADRPGYLSFLHQVLHREQP, encoded by the coding sequence ATGAGAAGGAACCTGACACGTACCGACTGGGCCGACGCGGCGCTCACCGCCCTCGCCGACGGCGGGCTCGCCGCGGTCGCGGTCGAGCCGATCGCGGCCCGGCTCGGTACCACCAAGGGCAGCTTCTACTGGCACTTCGCCAACCGGGACGCGCTGATCGATGCGGCCCTGGCGCACTGGGCGGACCAGCACACCGAGGCGGTGATCCGCGAACTGGAACCGATCGCCGACCCGCAGCGGCGGCTCGACGCGCTGCTCGCCGCCACCATCGGCCGAACCACTGCGAACCGGGCCGAACTGGCGCTGCTCGCGCACGCCGACCACCCCGCCGTCGCACCGGTACTCGCGGCCGTGACCGCGCGCCGGGTCGACTTCATCGCCGCCGCGTACCGGCAGGCCGGCTGCCCGGAGCAGGAGGCACGGTTCCGTGCGGTGCTCGGGTACACCGCCTACATCGGGCTCCTCCAGGCCCAGCGGGCCACCGCCGGCGCCCTACTTCCCGACGCCGACCGACCCGGCTACCTGTCCTTCCTGCACCAGGTGCTGCACCGCGAGCAGCCCTGA
- the pruA gene encoding L-glutamate gamma-semialdehyde dehydrogenase, which yields MDSLFQVPEPSNEPVHPYAPGSAERDRLTRRLAELAADKVELTMTIAGEQRMAAGDRFSVVQPHKHAHVLGESAQASNDDVAAAVAAAKAAAPAWQALPYEERAAVFLRAADLLAGPWRETINAATMLGQSKSIQQAEIDAACELIDFLRFNAHFGAFILGEQPRSVPGEWNRFDHRPLDGFVTAITPFNFTAIAGNLPTAPALMGNTVVWKPTPTQQLAAHYTMRIFEQAGLPAGVINLVTGDGQAVSEVALTDPELGGVHFTGSTRTFQHLWRTVAGNIERYRAYPRLVGETGGKDFVIVHPSWDDQEALTVALVRGAFEYQGQKCSAASRAYVPRSIWQGGLRDKVVATTGELKYGDVTDLSNFGGAVIDRRAYDKLVAAIERAKATDSCTIVAGGGYDDSEGFFVQPTVVECTDPTDEVFSTEYFGPFIAIHVYDDADFEQVTRQAADASPYALTGAVFATDRRVITWASEVLRFSAGNFYVNDKPTGSIVSRQPFGGSRASGTNDKAGSWQNLVRWVSPRAIKETFVPVHDWRYPHMG from the coding sequence ATGGACTCGCTCTTTCAGGTACCCGAGCCGAGCAACGAGCCGGTGCACCCGTACGCACCGGGCAGCGCCGAGCGCGACAGGCTCACCCGCCGGCTGGCCGAGCTGGCCGCCGACAAGGTCGAGCTGACCATGACCATCGCCGGCGAACAGCGGATGGCCGCCGGCGACCGGTTCTCCGTGGTGCAGCCGCACAAGCACGCGCACGTACTGGGGGAGAGCGCCCAGGCCAGCAACGACGACGTGGCCGCGGCGGTGGCGGCCGCCAAGGCGGCCGCGCCCGCCTGGCAGGCCCTGCCGTACGAGGAGCGGGCTGCGGTGTTCCTGCGCGCCGCCGACCTGCTCGCCGGCCCGTGGCGGGAGACGATCAACGCGGCGACCATGCTCGGCCAGTCCAAGAGCATCCAGCAGGCCGAGATCGACGCGGCCTGCGAGCTGATCGACTTCCTCCGGTTCAACGCGCACTTCGGCGCGTTCATCCTGGGCGAGCAGCCGCGCAGCGTGCCGGGCGAGTGGAACCGGTTCGACCACCGGCCGTTGGACGGGTTCGTCACGGCGATCACCCCGTTCAACTTCACCGCGATCGCCGGTAACCTGCCGACCGCGCCGGCGCTGATGGGCAACACGGTGGTGTGGAAGCCGACGCCGACCCAGCAGCTCGCCGCGCACTACACGATGCGGATCTTCGAGCAGGCCGGGCTTCCGGCCGGGGTGATCAACCTGGTCACCGGCGACGGGCAGGCGGTCAGCGAGGTGGCGCTGACCGACCCGGAGCTGGGCGGGGTGCACTTCACCGGCTCCACCCGTACCTTCCAGCACCTGTGGCGCACCGTCGCCGGCAACATCGAGCGCTACCGCGCGTACCCGCGGCTGGTCGGCGAGACCGGCGGCAAGGACTTCGTGATCGTGCACCCGAGCTGGGACGACCAGGAGGCGTTGACGGTCGCGCTGGTCCGCGGCGCCTTCGAGTACCAGGGGCAGAAGTGCTCGGCGGCGTCCCGGGCGTACGTGCCGCGGTCGATCTGGCAGGGCGGGCTGCGCGACAAGGTGGTGGCGACCACCGGCGAGCTGAAGTACGGCGACGTGACGGACCTGTCGAACTTCGGCGGCGCGGTGATCGACCGCCGGGCGTACGACAAGCTCGTCGCGGCGATCGAGCGGGCCAAGGCGACCGACTCCTGCACGATCGTGGCCGGCGGCGGGTACGACGACAGCGAGGGCTTCTTCGTCCAGCCGACCGTGGTGGAGTGCACCGACCCGACCGACGAGGTGTTCAGCACCGAGTACTTCGGGCCGTTCATCGCGATCCACGTGTACGACGATGCCGACTTCGAGCAGGTCACCCGGCAGGCCGCGGACGCCTCGCCGTACGCGCTGACCGGCGCCGTGTTCGCCACCGATCGCCGGGTGATCACCTGGGCGAGCGAGGTGCTGCGGTTCTCCGCCGGCAACTTCTACGTCAACGACAAGCCGACCGGCTCGATCGTGTCCCGGCAGCCGTTCGGCGGCTCCCGCGCCTCCGGCACCAACGACAAGGCCGGGTCCTGGCAGAACCTGGTGCGCTGGGTGTCGCCGCGGGCGATCAAGGAGACGTTCGTCCCGGTGCACGACTGGCGCTACCCGCACATGGGCTGA
- a CDS encoding DUF6912 family protein, with protein sequence MSEASVRVYLPATLPLLGRLHADGALRVVAGQAVTGTLREWYAEGDDEELEYVAFTRAAQAALALLAADPAAPRRRAVVSVDLPASQALPASTELGDSEVTVTGSVPLAAVAALHVDGADAEPAVAAAADAILAAASGDGDAQFTVDGAEDHELEWYDVSELADLVAS encoded by the coding sequence GTGTCCGAGGCATCGGTACGGGTCTACCTGCCGGCGACGTTGCCGCTGCTCGGCCGGCTGCATGCGGACGGCGCGTTGCGCGTCGTCGCCGGCCAGGCGGTCACCGGCACGCTGCGTGAGTGGTACGCGGAGGGCGACGACGAGGAGCTGGAGTACGTCGCGTTCACCCGGGCCGCACAGGCCGCGCTGGCACTGCTGGCGGCCGACCCGGCAGCGCCGCGTCGCCGGGCGGTGGTCTCAGTCGACCTGCCGGCGTCGCAGGCGCTCCCGGCGAGCACCGAACTCGGTGACAGCGAGGTCACGGTGACCGGTTCGGTACCGCTGGCGGCGGTCGCGGCGCTGCACGTCGACGGTGCGGATGCCGAGCCGGCGGTGGCGGCCGCAGCGGACGCGATCCTGGCGGCGGCCAGCGGCGACGGGGATGCCCAGTTCACCGTGGACGGCGCCGAGGACCACGAACTGGAGTGGTACGACGTGTCGGAGCTCGCCGACCTCGTCGCCAGCTGA
- a CDS encoding helix-turn-helix domain-containing protein encodes MSSRFLPLADVADELNVTESQVYHLVRSGDLAAIKIGGRGQWRVERAKLEEFIERKYAETAAWVADNPLLARDATE; translated from the coding sequence ATGTCGTCTCGTTTCCTGCCGCTCGCCGACGTCGCCGACGAGCTGAACGTCACCGAGTCACAGGTGTACCACCTGGTGCGCAGCGGGGATCTGGCGGCCATCAAGATCGGCGGCCGCGGCCAGTGGCGGGTCGAGCGGGCCAAGCTCGAGGAGTTCATCGAGCGCAAGTACGCCGAGACCGCGGCCTGGGTGGCCGACAACCCGCTGCTCGCCCGCGACGCCACGGAGTAG
- a CDS encoding Rv3235 family protein, giving the protein MATPLPAGPLREPIPAGPYPRLVEDDDGTLHVLSPPDTEPEPDPDPYWERPRLSAVGTELPLTWSPAPDDSDDTDPTEYPPGAQRAAWVLINGYLEVLAGRRPASQLAGPATPAAARQLTQISPDPKRRLRLFRLHVIEQLPGRAEVVVLLTDLDRDEVFAVALRLVHIDGAWRCADFQGVW; this is encoded by the coding sequence ATGGCGACTCCGCTTCCCGCCGGCCCCCTCCGCGAGCCGATCCCCGCCGGCCCGTACCCGCGGCTCGTCGAGGACGACGACGGCACGCTGCACGTGCTGTCGCCACCGGACACCGAGCCCGAGCCCGACCCCGACCCGTACTGGGAGCGTCCCCGGCTGTCCGCCGTCGGCACCGAACTGCCGCTGACCTGGTCGCCGGCCCCCGACGACAGCGACGACACCGACCCGACCGAGTACCCGCCCGGCGCGCAGCGGGCCGCCTGGGTGCTGATCAACGGGTACCTCGAGGTGCTGGCCGGCCGGCGTCCCGCCAGTCAGCTCGCCGGCCCGGCCACCCCGGCCGCGGCGCGCCAGCTCACCCAGATCTCCCCGGATCCGAAGCGGCGGCTCCGGCTGTTCCGGCTGCACGTCATCGAACAGCTGCCGGGCCGCGCCGAGGTCGTCGTACTGCTCACCGACCTCGACCGGGACGAGGTTTTCGCGGTCGCGCTGCGCCTGGTGCACATCGACGGCGCCTGGCGCTGCGCCGACTTCCAGGGCGTCTGGTGA